A window of Equus caballus isolate H_3958 breed thoroughbred chromosome 10, TB-T2T, whole genome shotgun sequence contains these coding sequences:
- the RPS12 gene encoding small ribosomal subunit protein eS12: MAEEGIAAGGVMDVNTALQEVLKTALIHDGLARGIREAAKALDKRQAHLCVLASNCDEPMYVKLVEALCAEHQINLIKVDDNKKLGEWVGLCKIDREGKPRKVVGCSCVVVKDYGKESQAKDVIEEYFKCKK, encoded by the exons ATGGCCGAGGAAGG CATCGCTGCTGGAGGTGTAATGGACGTTAATACCGCCTTACAAGAGGTGCTGAAGACCGCCCTCATCCACGATGGCTTGGCACGTGGGATCCGCGAAGCTGCCAAGGCCCTAGACAA GCGCCAAGCCCATCTTTGTGTGCTCGCATCCAATTGCGATGAGCCTATGTACGTGAAGTTGGTGGAGGCCCTCTGTGCCGAGCACCAGATCAACCTGATTAAG GTTGACGACAACAAGAAGCTGGGGGAATGGGTAGGCCTGTGTAAAATCGACAGGGAGGGAAAGCCCCGCAAGGTGGTTGGCTGCAGTTGTGTGGTGGTGAAG gactaCGGCAAAGAGTCTCAGGCCAAGGATGTCATCGAGGAGTACTTTAAATgcaagaaatga